Below is a window of Nitrospirota bacterium DNA.
ATGGATGTGATGGAACTTGTCAGATTAGGTTCAATGCAGACTGTTGCCAGAATGCTCGAGAGAGAAGATTTTAAAAAGCGTTTCAAGAATCAACAGGACATAAGTATTCTTGAATTCTACTATCCTTTATTTCAGGCTTATGATTCGGTTTATCTCCAGGCAGATGTTGAATTGGGAGGGACAGACCAGAAATTTAATATCCTTATGGGAAGAACTATGCAAAAGAAGATGGGAAAAGAAGAACAGGTAGTGCTTTTATTGCCATTGCTGGAAGGTCTTGACGGTGTAAATAAGATGAGTAAGAGTCTCGGCAATTATATTGGTATTAGTGAATCGCCAAAAGACATATATGGCAAGATTATGTCCATCAATGACGATCTAATGTTAAGGTACTATGAACTGCTTAGCCATATATCTCTCGAGGAATTTTTAAATTTAAAGGCAGGGATTACTGAAGGAAAAATTCATCCGAAGAAGGCAAAGGAGAATCTGGCTCTTGAAATTGTTGAGAGATATTGGAATAAGGAAGAAGCAATAAAGGCACAGGAAGATTTCAAACACGTTTATACGGAAAAGGGTATGCCTGAAGATATTCTTATAAAAGTTTATGATGATATAAAAGCAGAAGATATTTTATGGGTTCCACAGGTATTGAAAGATACAGGGCTTGTAAAAAGCACGAGTGAGGCTATACGACTTATAAAACAGGGTGGAGTTAAAGTCAACGATGATATTGTAACTGAACCGAATACCACTTTAAAGAAAGGTGAACATATTATCAAGGTGGGTAAAAGGCGGTTTTATAAGGTAATAGTAAAATAATTTTAGCCCATTTTATCCATAAATTTTAAGATTATGTCCTGTCTTATTAACCATAGTTTATGAATAATCAGGATTAGAAAATATAGTTTTGTGACCATCTTGAATTATATGCTTTAAGATTTTCAGGACTGATCCTCTTCTGAAATTCTCCATTAGCCCTCATTATATATACACCCTTTATTTTGTCTCTGTCAGAAGTAAATGTTATGTATCTGCCATCAGGTGAAAATGATGGCTCTTCATTGTTTCCATTTGCAGTAAGTTGTGTTAATCCTGTACCATCAGGATTAACAATAAATATCTGGTTTAGTCCCCTTCTGCCTGTAAAAACTATTTTATCTCCTTTAGGTGACCATGATGGAGAAGTATTATATGAACCTTCGAATGTTATTCTTCTTAAATTTGAACCATCTTTTTTCATAGTGTATATCTGTGGGGTACCACCCCTGTCTGATACAAATGCGATATAATTTCCATCAGGAGATATAGCAGGTGAAACATCAATACCATATGATGAGGTTAATTTTACTATATCGCTGTTTTTAAGATTCATGATATAAAGATCTGGAGTCCCATC
It encodes the following:
- a CDS encoding tyrosine--tRNA ligase, with translation MLKPEQQFEIIKRGSVEIITDKELIQKLEKSYREDSPLRIKAGFDPTAPDIHLGHTVLLEKMRQFQELGHKVIFLIGDFTGMIGDPTGRSETRRPLTRDEINKNAETYKSQVFKILNPEKTEIRFNSEWLLKMDVMELVRLGSMQTVARMLEREDFKKRFKNQQDISILEFYYPLFQAYDSVYLQADVELGGTDQKFNILMGRTMQKKMGKEEQVVLLLPLLEGLDGVNKMSKSLGNYIGISESPKDIYGKIMSINDDLMLRYYELLSHISLEEFLNLKAGITEGKIHPKKAKENLALEIVERYWNKEEAIKAQEDFKHVYTEKGMPEDILIKVYDDIKAEDILWVPQVLKDTGLVKSTSEAIRLIKQGGVKVNDDIVTEPNTTLKKGEHIIKVGKRRFYKVIVK